Proteins from a single region of Juglans microcarpa x Juglans regia isolate MS1-56 chromosome 5S, Jm3101_v1.0, whole genome shotgun sequence:
- the LOC121266797 gene encoding probable glutathione S-transferase, giving the protein MAGDDQVILLDFWASMFGMRVRIALAEKEIKYGYRNKDLKNKSDLLLKMNPVHKKIPVLIHNGKPVCESLIIVQYIDEVWKDRSPLMPFDPYERAQARFWADFIDKKVYTPTRRIRTTKGEEQEAAKKEFFEIFEILEGELGDKPYFQGEAFGFVDISLITFSCWFHTLETFGNFSMEVEFPKIIAWTKRCMQRESVAKSLPDPEKILEFAMERRKELGLD; this is encoded by the exons ATGGCGGGTGATGATCAGGTGATTCTGCTGGATTTCTGGGCCAGCATGTTTGGGATGAGAGTCAGGATCGCCTTAGCTGAGAAGGAGATCAAGTATGGGTACAGGAACAAGGACTTGAAGAACAAGAGCGATCTGCTTCTCAAGATGAACCCAGTTCATAAGAAAATTCCAGTTTTAATCCACAACGGGAAACCGGTTTGTGAATCTCTCATCATTGTTCAATATATAGATGAGGTTTGGAAGGATAGGTCTCCATTGATGCCCTTTGATCCTTACGAGAGAGCTCAAGCTAGATTTTGGGCCGATTTTATCGATAAGAAG GTGTATACGCCCACAAGGAGAATACGGACCACAAAAGGAGAAGAGCAGGAAGCAGCAAAGAAAGAGTTCTTTGAGATCTTCGAGATATTAGAGGGAGAGCTGGGAGACAAGCCTTATTTTCAGGGTGAAGCATTTGGGTTTGTCGACATTTCTCTCATTACTTTCTCCTGCTGGTTCCATACCTTGGAGACGTTTGGTAACTTTAGCATGGAGGTGGAGTTCCCGAAGATAATTGCATGGACAAAGAGGTGCATGCAGAGGGAGAGTGTCGCCAAGAGTCTTCCTGATCCGGAGAAGATCTTGGAGTTTGCCATGGAGCGTAGGAAGGAGCTTGGCTTGGATTAG
- the LOC121266798 gene encoding LOW QUALITY PROTEIN: probable glutathione S-transferase (The sequence of the model RefSeq protein was modified relative to this genomic sequence to represent the inferred CDS: inserted 2 bases in 1 codon), whose translation MADDQVVLLDYWVSVFGMRVRIALAEKEIKYEXREEDLFGNKSDLLLKMNPIYKKIPVLIHNGKPVCESLIIVQYIDEIWNDRSPLLPSDPYQRAQARFWADFVDKKVAPRGVLWGKVEEQEAAKNELLETFKILEGELGDKPYFGGETFGFVDISLVTFSCWFHAFEMFGKFSMEAEFPKITEWAKRCMQRESVAKSLQEPKKVDEFVVEYRKSLGLE comes from the exons ATGGCAGATGATCAGGTGGTTCTACTGGATTACTGGGTTAGCGTGTTTGGGATGAGGGTCAGGATTGCGTTGGCTGAGAAGGAGATCAAGTACGA TCGGGAGGAGGACTTGTTTGGAAACAAGAGCGATCTGCTTCTCAAGATGAACCCGATTTACAAGAAGATTCCAGTTCTAATCCACAACGGGAAACCTGTATGTGAATCCCTCATCATCGTTCAATACATAGATGAGATTTGGAATGATAGGTCTCCATTGCTGCCCTCTGATCCTTATCAGAGAGCTCAAGCTAGGTTCTGGGCTGATTTTGTCGATAAGAAG GTGGCTCCAAGGGGAGTACTATGGGGAAAAGTAGAAGAGCAGGAGGCAGCAAAGAACGAGTTACTTGAGACTTTCAAGATATTGGAGGGAGAGCTGGGAGACAAGCCTTATTTTGGGGGTGAAACATTTGGGTTTGTCGACATTTCACTCGTCACTTTCTCCTGCTGGTTCCATGCCTTTGAGATGTTTGGGAAATTCAGCATGGAGGCAGAGTTCCCCAAGATCACTGAATGGGCAAAAAGGTGCATGCAGAGGGAGAGTGTCGCCAAGAGTCTTCAGGAACCCAAGAAGGTCGATGAGTTTGTTGTGGAGTATAGGAAGAGCCTTGGCCTCGAATAG
- the LOC121266799 gene encoding glutathione S-transferase U19-like, with protein MADQVILLNSSISAFGMRVRIALIEKGIKYEHCEEDSKNKSDLLLKMNPVHKKIPTLIHNGKSVHETIKGVPWSTKGEEQEAVNKFFETFKILEEELGDGPYFQAETFGSVDISLITFCTWFHVLEMFGKFSMEAKFPKIIAWAKRCMQRESVARSLPDPKKIYEFVMERRKGLGLE; from the exons ATGGCAGATCAAGTTATTCTACTGAATTCCTCGATTAGCGCGTTTGGGATGAGGGTTAGAATTGCGTTGATTGAGAAGGGGATCAAGTATGAGCACTGTGAGGAAGACTCGAAAAACAAGAGCGATCTGCTTCTCAAAATGAACCCGGTTCACAAGAAGATCCCAACTCTAATTCACAATGGGAAATCG GTGCATGAGACTATCAAAGGAGTACCATGGAGCACAAAAGGAGAAGAACAGGAGGCAGTAAATAAGTTCTTTGAGACCTTCAAGATATTGGAGGAGGAGCTGGGAGACGGACCTTATTTTCAGGCTGAAACATTTGGATCTGTAGACATTTCTCTCATTACTTTCTGCACTTGGTTCCATGTCTTGGAGATGTTTGGAAAATTCAGCATGGAGGCTAAGTTTCCCAAGATTATTGCATGGGCAAAGAGGTGCATGCAGAGGGAGAGTGTCGCCAGGAGTCTTCCTGATCCGAAGAAGATCTATGAGTTTGTGATGGAGAGGAGGAAGGGGCTTGGCCTGGAATAG